Proteins from a single region of Hordeum vulgare subsp. vulgare chromosome 6H, MorexV3_pseudomolecules_assembly, whole genome shotgun sequence:
- the LOC123402269 gene encoding anthranilate phosphoribosyltransferase translates to MNSLLLRPLPTATTSGSLVGRVSPAAPRRPGAVAWPRDGRCRRGGVAAAGAWMEEAGTAVLQEAARRNPALSESYRPAGLPRPNGTVLEAQGRVCTGPEQTRPLGEEQAMRVLDTILRSATGELKDEPVSSAQLGAFFAGMTIRANCFPEATQWSEGERRAMSLFWPRLVHVLPPEVKFIADPEGTIMGANGLTGPRYIGQGTAEMRLVGALREVLAGGHLGYEEVQCVLKDVLPVGSMGASSPSVNEALLAAFLIGQRMNRETDRELKGYCLAFDDELGPPPIADVNSLTHYGEPYDGNTRFFRSTLFVAAVRACYGEACLLHGVEWMPPKGGITEGQMLKFMGANTHLSPTQAKTLLEDKDTGFAYLNLQEACPPLHSIIGLREHIKKRPPLATSEKVQQFVRARGRESMVAGFYHVGYEDPLLMLMRRRTVHAGLVVKGEEGALSLTTKERSAHASKGIPVNHCSGFRTPSSANFSETDGISRESFRVAVNAQELGFKSTGTPRTDKSVLKNLELGLSALGGDKGPAYDRIVLNAAMADHLLGCSGAQDINSALDRAREAIDSGNALRRLMNYIKISHKVS, encoded by the exons ATGAACTCTCTACTTCTCAGGCCGCTCCCTACCGCGACCACGAGCGGGAGCCTGGTCGGCCGGGTCTCCCCTGCCGCGCCGAGGCGTCCCGGCGCCGTGGCCTGGCCCCGCGACGGGAGATGCCGTCGCGGCGGCGTTGCGGCGGCGGGGGCGTGGATGGAGGAGGCGGGGACGGCGGTGCTTCAGGAGGCTGCGCGGCGGAACCCGGCGTTGTCGGAGTCGTACCGGCCGGCGGGGCTGCCCCGGCCCAACGGCACGGTGCTGGAGGCGCAGGGGCGGGTGTGCACGGGGCCCGAGCAGACGCGGCCGCTCGGGGAGGAGCAGGCCATGCGTGTCCTCGACACCATCCTCCGCTCCG CGACGGGGGAACTCAAAGACGAGCCGGTGTCCAGTGCACAGCTGGGTGCATTCTTTGCTGGCATGACAATAAGAGCTAATTGTTTTCCGGAGGCCACCCAATGGAGTGAGGGTGAGCGACGTGCCATGAGCCTATTCTGGCCTCGCCTTGTGCATGTTCTTCCTCCCGAGGTGAAGTTTATAGCAGACCCTGAAGGAACGATCATGGGAGCAAATGGTTTAACAGGACCTCGGTATATTGGTCAAGGAACTGCAGAGATGAGACTTGTTGGTGCTTTGAGGGAAGTGCTTGCTGGTGGCCATTTAGGTTACGAGGAAGTTCAGTGTGTACTAAAGGATGTTCTACCAGTTGGGTCGATGGGTGCAAGTTCGCCATCAGTTAATGAAGCACTGCTTGCAGCATTTTTAATTGGACAGCGTATGAATAGGGAAACCGATCGTGAGCTAAAAGGATATTGTCTAGCCTTTGATGATGAACTAG GTCCTCCCCCAATTGCTGATGTTAATTCCTTGACACACTATGGTGAGCCCTATGATGGGAATACACGCTTTTTTAGGAGTACCCTGTTCGTTGCAGCGGTTAGAGCCTGCTATGGTGAGGCTTGCCTCCTCCATGGTGTTGAATGGATGCCACCTAAG GGTGGCATTACAGAAGGGCAGATGCTTAAATTCATGGGTGCAAACACGCATTTGTCTCCTACACAGGCCAAAACACTATTGGAG GATAAGGATACTGGTTTTGCATATCTGAATCTCCAAGAAGCTTGCCCACCATT ACATTCGATTATTGGGCTCAGGGAGCATATTAAGAAAAGGCCACCCTTGGCTACCTctgagaaagttcaacagtttgtGAGA GCGCGGGGAAGGGAATCAATGGTTGCTGGATTTTATCATGTGGGCTACGAAGATCCATTGCTTATGCTTATGAGAAGGAGAACTGTTCATGCTGGATTAGTTGTGAAG GGTGAGGAAGGTGCACTTTCTTTGACAACCAAGGAAAGATCGGCTCATGCTTCCAAAGGCATTCCAGTGAACCACTGCTCAGGGTTCCGGACACCAAGCAGCGCAAATTTCTCCGAAACTGACG GCATTTCTAGAGAAAGCTTCAGAGTTGCTGTGAATGCTCAGGAACTTGGTTTCAAATCCACTGGAACTCCAAGAACTGATAAATCA GTACTGAAAAACTTGGAGCTGGGTTTGTCAGCACTGGGTGGAGACAAAGGGCCCGCTTATGACCGAATAGTTCTTAACGCCGCTATGGCTGACCACTTGTTAGGCTGCAGTGGAGCTCAGGATATCAACTCCGCGCTTGACAGGGCAAGGGAAGCCATCGACAGCGGTAATGCTCTGAGAAGGCTCATGAACTACATAAAAATCTCGCACAAGGTGTCCTAG